A part of Hippea maritima DSM 10411 genomic DNA contains:
- the rfaE1 gene encoding D-glycero-beta-D-manno-heptose-7-phosphate kinase: MKIENLKNAKVAVVGDLICDKYVIGKVERISPEAPVPVVRVEKETYFLGGASNVALNLKSLGCDVHLFGVVGNDSCGRRLVSMIKKSGLNTDGVMVLSDRPTTLKTRVIAQSQQIVRFDREKILQVDKKYALQIASKVKEAGVNAVIVSDYGKGVVSEYLIKALLDLNVFVAVDPKINNAEAYRGVDIITPNLKEARDISGVEIEAFVNGIELAAKKIIKRTQCRYLLITQGEKGMSLFDKNGLIMYQASQARDVYDVTGAGDTVIAVLTAAISSGFDIKDAVKLSNAAAGIVVGKMGTATVSLGELEGNI, encoded by the coding sequence ATGAAAATAGAAAACCTAAAAAATGCCAAAGTGGCCGTTGTAGGAGATCTGATTTGTGATAAGTATGTTATAGGTAAGGTTGAGAGAATATCACCAGAGGCACCTGTGCCGGTTGTCAGGGTGGAAAAAGAGACCTATTTTTTGGGCGGTGCCTCCAATGTGGCTTTGAATTTGAAGAGTTTAGGCTGCGACGTGCACCTATTTGGTGTTGTGGGTAATGATAGCTGTGGTAGGCGGCTAGTTAGCATGATTAAAAAGAGTGGGCTAAACACAGATGGCGTTATGGTCTTGTCTGATAGACCTACAACCTTAAAGACTCGCGTTATTGCTCAATCTCAACAAATAGTTAGATTTGATAGGGAGAAAATCCTTCAAGTTGATAAAAAATATGCACTTCAAATAGCATCTAAAGTCAAGGAAGCTGGTGTAAATGCTGTTATAGTATCTGATTACGGTAAGGGTGTTGTCAGTGAATATTTAATAAAAGCTCTCCTTGATCTTAATGTTTTTGTTGCTGTTGATCCTAAAATCAACAATGCAGAGGCCTACAGGGGTGTAGATATAATCACCCCTAATTTAAAAGAAGCGCGTGATATTAGTGGTGTTGAGATAGAGGCTTTTGTAAATGGAATTGAGCTTGCAGCTAAAAAGATTATTAAAAGAACGCAATGCAGGTATCTGCTTATCACCCAAGGCGAGAAAGGCATGAGCCTTTTTGATAAAAATGGTCTTATTATGTATCAAGCTTCTCAGGCTAGAGATGTTTACGATGTAACGGGTGCCGGTGACACTGTAATAGCTGTGCTTACAGCGGCTATATCAAGCGGTTTCGATATAAAGGATGCAGTTAAGCTCTCTAATGCAGCAGCCGGTATTGTTGTAGGAAAGATGGGTACAGCTACTGTTAGTTTAGGCGAGTTGGAAGGCAATATATGA
- a CDS encoding flagellar brake protein — protein MRREPIKVSDIDKVIPISQKIMVYVEDGNFEGTYSSYIYDIDQSGIYIAMPTDENGIKAVVRVGDKLEISFVDNRGYRIGFTSRLIDIIKEGNRVIYKLEKPQMLVKVEMRENFRVPTLIEAKFYLFKKGKIIQASGTILDISAGGVKLSADVELELRDKLLLEFELGNYKLEEVEAEVVRKAITGEKGVNHYGLRFTDLTKEQEDKIIKFCISKQVEFARKMKGIE, from the coding sequence TTGAGAAGAGAGCCTATAAAAGTTAGCGATATTGACAAAGTTATACCTATAAGCCAGAAAATAATGGTGTACGTAGAAGATGGTAATTTTGAGGGTACATACTCAAGCTATATATACGATATAGACCAAAGTGGCATTTACATAGCTATGCCAACGGATGAAAACGGCATTAAGGCTGTTGTGAGGGTTGGAGATAAGCTTGAGATAAGCTTTGTTGATAATAGGGGTTATAGAATTGGTTTTACTTCACGTTTGATAGATATTATAAAAGAAGGTAATAGGGTTATATATAAGCTTGAGAAGCCTCAAATGCTTGTAAAGGTAGAGATGAGAGAAAACTTCAGGGTTCCTACGCTTATAGAGGCGAAGTTTTACTTATTTAAAAAGGGTAAGATAATCCAGGCTTCAGGCACAATATTAGACATAAGCGCTGGGGGTGTGAAGTTATCAGCCGATGTTGAGTTGGAGTTAAGGGATAAGCTTTTGCTTGAGTTTGAACTTGGTAATTATAAGCTTGAAGAAGTTGAAGCAGAGGTTGTAAGAAAGGCCATAACAGGAGAAAAAGGTGTTAATCATTACGGGCTTAGATTTACAGACTTAACCAAGGAACAAGAGGATAAAATAATAAAGTTCTGCATATCAAAGCAGGTGGAATTTGCGCGCAAGATGAAGGGGATTGAATAA
- a CDS encoding P-II family nitrogen regulator has translation MKKIEAIIKPFKLDAVKEGLMELGIKGLTVSEVKGYGRQKGHTEIYRGAEYVVDFLPKVKIEVVVEESMVDGVVEKIIETAKTGKIGDGKIFIIPIEDAIRIRTSERGKDAI, from the coding sequence ATGAAAAAGATTGAGGCGATTATTAAACCGTTCAAATTGGATGCGGTTAAAGAAGGCTTAATGGAGCTTGGGATAAAGGGTTTGACGGTTAGTGAGGTTAAAGGATACGGTAGGCAAAAAGGTCATACAGAAATATATAGAGGCGCAGAGTATGTAGTTGATTTTTTACCTAAGGTTAAAATAGAGGTTGTTGTTGAGGAGAGTATGGTAGATGGCGTGGTTGAGAAGATAATAGAGACAGCCAAAACAGGTAAAATAGGCGATGGCAAAATATTTATTATACCTATTGAGGATGCTATAAGGATAAGGACATCAGAAAGAGGCAAAGACGCCATTTAA
- the glnD gene encoding [protein-PII] uridylyltransferase, whose translation MDGLEDFKERALKEKKALFDELKELNSIRRKVRYVVKTHTRWVDNTLIELFLRIRLPKEKVSVVAVGGYGRRQLNPHSDIDLMLIPDKIGLDDVVRGIYDFLYGLGYECSVAVRGIDECIEYAQKDDTIKTSFVDSRFIWGNVNLYHNFEKTLKEKILPYNVEDFIQAKIEYLKQLHSKYGNTVFVLEPNVKEGVGSLRDYHVLLWISKALFGVKNAIEMQRIGLLSSEDYSKLRDALYFLWQMRNALHFNANKKNDVLFLDLRRKIALNMGFNDSTRFSAEDRLMRRYYYNAKNLSRVVDHTLEGFLKKSSPTFVFLDDRIKINEKLDAERFDDVSCVLEAFYYSALYGLTLTAKSLAKAKETFSNLSKHKSDYLLAFLFRQLFSLNKDISQAVRQMHEVAFLDRYIPEFGNVCCLSENSLYHKYTVDEHSIQSLANLEELFSYDVPRTFVMRLSYIWKNLSPHDRFVLRLAALLHDIGKIEKSKHEIVGAKLVSTIADRLHLGPYLKEKLVFLVRHHLLISRIISTLDVDDPKTIEDFLKIVDKKDKLNLLVLLTYADMKAVNDNVWTGWKESLIETLYLKATYTFENRDYDEFLKINAKASREKIKAMLGKCYHELIDTFPDNIFNDIDDSTMVKYIKDIKDTSKSVFAYKDDKTSTVKIVVYYKNIFGIFNKISGVLACQDINIITAKSYNLNNSMIVDVFNVNLKDGSVDADSIQKMLHEVLNNEFDLDRCMDSKRNKFLSRLERAKLEMSLQQVDVKVDNSVSDLYTVIRIYAPDRVGLVYYITKVFAEFKLQVGMFILDTKGNMAVDTFYVVSEGFKKIYSPKLLELIKSKLYEVLA comes from the coding sequence ATGGATGGGCTTGAAGATTTCAAAGAAAGGGCTCTTAAAGAAAAAAAGGCTCTGTTTGATGAGCTTAAAGAATTAAATAGCATAAGAAGAAAGGTTAGGTATGTAGTAAAAACCCACACGCGATGGGTTGATAACACACTTATTGAGCTTTTTCTAAGAATAAGACTTCCTAAAGAAAAGGTAAGTGTTGTAGCTGTTGGCGGCTACGGCAGGAGACAACTGAACCCGCATTCCGATATAGATTTAATGTTGATCCCAGATAAGATAGGATTGGACGATGTTGTTAGAGGGATCTATGATTTCCTCTATGGATTGGGTTATGAGTGTAGCGTCGCTGTTAGGGGAATTGATGAGTGTATAGAATACGCCCAAAAGGACGACACTATAAAAACCTCTTTTGTCGATAGTAGGTTTATCTGGGGAAATGTAAACCTTTATCATAATTTTGAAAAAACCCTAAAAGAAAAAATACTTCCATACAACGTAGAAGATTTTATTCAGGCAAAAATTGAGTATCTAAAACAATTGCACTCAAAGTATGGTAATACGGTTTTTGTGCTTGAGCCAAATGTAAAAGAGGGTGTTGGCTCTTTAAGGGATTATCATGTTCTGCTTTGGATCTCTAAGGCGTTGTTTGGTGTTAAAAACGCTATAGAGATGCAAAGGATAGGTCTTTTAAGCAGTGAGGATTATTCCAAACTGAGGGATGCTTTGTACTTTTTGTGGCAGATGAGGAACGCACTTCATTTTAATGCAAATAAAAAGAATGATGTGTTATTTTTAGATTTAAGAAGGAAAATAGCCTTGAATATGGGCTTTAATGATAGTACGCGGTTTTCTGCTGAAGATAGGCTTATGAGAAGGTATTACTACAACGCTAAGAATTTAAGCAGGGTGGTTGATCATACCCTTGAGGGTTTTTTGAAAAAGTCATCTCCAACGTTTGTCTTTTTGGATGATAGGATAAAGATAAATGAAAAACTGGATGCCGAACGCTTTGATGATGTCTCTTGCGTGCTTGAGGCTTTCTATTACTCTGCACTTTATGGATTAACCTTAACAGCAAAGAGTTTAGCAAAAGCCAAAGAGACCTTCTCAAACCTTTCTAAACATAAAAGCGACTATTTATTGGCCTTCCTTTTTAGACAGTTGTTTTCTTTAAATAAAGATATATCTCAAGCCGTAAGGCAAATGCATGAGGTGGCCTTTCTTGATAGATATATACCAGAGTTTGGTAACGTTTGTTGCTTGAGTGAGAATAGTCTTTATCATAAGTATACAGTGGACGAACACTCTATTCAGTCGCTCGCTAATTTAGAGGAGCTCTTTTCCTATGATGTGCCAAGAACTTTTGTGATGCGTCTATCATACATCTGGAAGAACCTATCCCCTCATGATAGGTTTGTTCTTAGGTTGGCAGCCCTTCTGCACGATATAGGAAAGATAGAAAAGAGTAAACATGAGATTGTAGGAGCAAAGTTGGTATCTACCATAGCTGATAGGCTTCATCTTGGTCCATACTTAAAAGAGAAGTTAGTGTTTCTTGTTAGACATCATCTTCTTATCAGTAGAATAATATCAACCCTTGATGTGGATGACCCAAAGACTATAGAGGATTTTTTAAAAATAGTTGATAAAAAAGACAAGCTCAATTTGCTTGTTCTTTTAACTTATGCAGATATGAAGGCCGTGAATGATAATGTCTGGACAGGGTGGAAGGAAAGCCTTATTGAGACGCTCTACCTTAAAGCCACATATACGTTTGAAAATAGGGATTATGATGAATTCTTGAAAATAAACGCAAAGGCCTCAAGGGAAAAGATAAAGGCCATGCTTGGTAAGTGCTATCATGAACTTATAGACACCTTCCCTGATAACATATTCAACGACATAGACGATTCTACTATGGTAAAATACATAAAAGATATAAAAGACACGAGTAAGAGTGTTTTTGCCTACAAGGACGATAAGACATCTACGGTAAAGATAGTAGTTTATTACAAAAACATCTTTGGCATATTTAATAAAATTAGCGGTGTTCTGGCCTGTCAAGATATAAACATAATAACAGCAAAATCTTACAACCTAAACAATAGTATGATAGTTGATGTGTTTAACGTAAACTTAAAAGATGGTAGTGTCGATGCCGATTCTATTCAAAAAATGCTTCATGAAGTCCTAAATAATGAGTTTGATTTGGATAGATGCATGGACTCAAAAAGAAATAAATTCCTGAGTAGATTAGAAAGAGCCAAGCTTGAAATGTCTCTACAACAAGTAGATGTTAAAGTTGATAACAGTGTGAGCGATTTATATACTGTTATAAGGATATATGCTCCAGATAGGGTGGGGCTTGTTTATTATATAACAAAGGTTTTTGCTGAGTTCAAATTACAGGTTGGTATGTTTATTTTGGATACGAAGGGTAATATGGCAGTTGATACTTTTTATGTCGTGAGTGAGGGTTTTAAAAAGATTTACTCGCCAAAGCTACTTGAGCTGATAAAGAGTAAATTGTACGAGGTGCTGGCTTGA
- the kdsB gene encoding 3-deoxy-manno-octulosonate cytidylyltransferase yields MNIAVLIPARYGSSRFEGKVIKTILQKPMVQWVYEGVKSSKYANFLAVLTDDDRVFETVRAFGGNVYFVKGDFKSGTDRIAEFCRDKDFDYIVNMQADEPLIDSDTIDKLIETVILTKEEMATLVCSCSEDEIDDENVVKVVVDKMDYAMYFSRSRIPFNRNYFNRYLKHIGIYAYSKKTLLRLASEEATELEKAEGLEQLRALQYGIKIKIGYVDKFLIGVDTKDDLKKVEEYLSKNDKS; encoded by the coding sequence ATGAATATAGCTGTCTTAATACCGGCAAGGTACGGCTCGAGTAGATTTGAAGGCAAGGTAATTAAAACTATTCTACAAAAACCCATGGTTCAATGGGTATATGAGGGGGTCAAAAGCTCGAAGTATGCCAATTTTCTGGCCGTTTTAACCGATGATGATAGGGTTTTTGAGACTGTAAGAGCATTTGGGGGTAATGTATATTTTGTAAAGGGTGATTTTAAAAGTGGCACCGACAGGATTGCCGAGTTTTGTAGGGATAAGGATTTTGATTATATTGTGAACATGCAGGCAGATGAGCCTCTGATAGATTCTGATACTATAGATAAACTTATAGAAACAGTTATTTTAACAAAAGAGGAAATGGCTACACTGGTTTGTAGTTGTTCTGAGGATGAAATAGATGATGAAAACGTTGTTAAGGTTGTAGTGGATAAGATGGACTATGCTATGTATTTTTCCCGCTCGAGGATTCCGTTTAATAGAAATTATTTTAATAGATACTTAAAACATATAGGAATATATGCGTATTCTAAAAAAACACTGCTAAGGCTTGCCTCAGAAGAAGCTACAGAGCTTGAGAAAGCAGAGGGACTTGAGCAGTTAAGGGCACTTCAGTATGGAATAAAGATAAAAATCGGATATGTAGATAAATTTCTAATTGGCGTGGACACAAAGGATGACCTAAAAAAAGTTGAGGAGTATTTGAGTAAAAATGACAAAAGCTAA
- a CDS encoding helix-turn-helix domain-containing protein yields MNSEFWILQVIFDVGLVGYILLSRYYERKERDGLLKLIESLKNLVEKQKELLNIANLRITDHQDRLNRILDDIRKKNTLLTELLSTIKNKTYEEDVKFKIIRLKHEGKNIDEIAKQLNMSKGEVELIIKLYEGVD; encoded by the coding sequence ATGAACAGTGAATTCTGGATTTTGCAGGTTATATTTGATGTAGGTCTGGTGGGTTATATTCTTTTGAGTAGATACTATGAGAGAAAGGAAAGAGATGGTCTTCTAAAACTCATAGAAAGCCTTAAGAATTTGGTAGAAAAACAAAAAGAGCTGTTAAATATAGCAAATTTGCGTATAACAGATCATCAAGATAGGCTCAATAGAATTTTGGATGATATAAGGAAAAAGAACACACTTTTAACTGAGCTTTTAAGCACAATAAAGAATAAAACCTATGAAGAAGATGTAAAGTTTAAAATTATAAGATTAAAACACGAAGGCAAAAATATAGACGAGATAGCAAAGCAACTTAACATGAGTAAGGGTGAGGTTGAGTTGATTATAAAACTCTATGAGGGGGTTGATTAA
- the hisD gene encoding histidinol dehydrogenase has product MIEITNIDEIDIFRSFVDKRVLSFDGYEETVKQIITDVKNRGDDALFEYTRRFDKFDPEKEGISVEESEFNEAVKSIPSHHREIIECAADRIYKFHEVFKPKSSFIEEDGAILGVRITPIKKAGLYVPGGKAAYPSTALMTIIPAVVAGVEDIQVVTPSIGGKANPYVLFVAKMFGIKRVYKVGGAQAIAALAYSTQTVSKVDVIAGPGNIYVAVAKKLVFGDVSIDSVAGPSEVMVVADSSANPEYVARDLLSQAEHDELAGCFFVGLDKELTEKVEKRFIELANSNPRANITQKSKDNAVFVYTNDLKIAAELVDEASPEHLELHIERTYEFMNMLNNAGAIFMGEYSTEPIGDYVAGPNHTLPTASTARFFSPLSCDTFMKKSSIVHFSRSGFERVAKCASDFAEIEGLYAHKNAVDVRLDGGS; this is encoded by the coding sequence TTGATAGAAATCACAAATATTGATGAGATAGATATTTTTAGGAGCTTTGTAGATAAAAGGGTCTTGAGTTTTGATGGCTATGAGGAAACTGTAAAACAGATTATAACAGACGTTAAGAATCGCGGTGACGATGCTTTATTTGAGTATACAAGACGGTTTGATAAATTTGACCCTGAAAAAGAAGGAATTTCAGTCGAAGAATCAGAATTTAATGAAGCAGTAAAGTCTATACCATCTCATCATAGAGAGATCATAGAGTGCGCTGCTGATAGGATTTATAAGTTTCATGAAGTTTTTAAGCCTAAATCAAGTTTTATAGAAGAGGACGGTGCTATTTTGGGTGTTAGGATAACACCTATCAAAAAGGCTGGCCTTTATGTACCTGGCGGGAAGGCTGCTTACCCGTCAACTGCACTTATGACAATAATTCCTGCTGTAGTTGCTGGTGTTGAAGACATACAGGTAGTAACACCGTCCATAGGTGGAAAAGCCAATCCATATGTGCTTTTTGTTGCAAAAATGTTTGGAATAAAGAGAGTTTACAAGGTTGGCGGTGCTCAAGCTATAGCTGCGCTTGCATATTCAACCCAAACTGTAAGTAAAGTAGACGTTATAGCAGGGCCAGGAAATATTTATGTGGCTGTTGCAAAAAAGCTTGTTTTTGGCGATGTAAGTATAGACTCTGTAGCAGGACCTTCTGAGGTTATGGTTGTTGCAGATAGCAGTGCAAATCCTGAATATGTTGCAAGGGATCTTTTGAGTCAAGCAGAACACGATGAACTTGCTGGATGTTTCTTTGTTGGGCTTGATAAAGAGTTGACAGAAAAGGTTGAAAAGCGATTTATTGAATTGGCTAATAGTAATCCAAGGGCTAATATAACTCAAAAATCAAAGGATAACGCTGTCTTTGTTTACACTAATGATTTGAAGATTGCAGCAGAGCTTGTTGATGAGGCATCACCTGAGCATTTAGAACTTCATATAGAAAGAACTTATGAATTTATGAATATGTTGAATAATGCTGGTGCTATTTTTATGGGGGAGTATTCTACAGAGCCCATAGGAGATTATGTTGCTGGTCCAAATCATACGCTTCCTACGGCTTCAACGGCTAGATTTTTCTCACCCCTTTCATGTGATACATTTATGAAAAAGAGCAGTATAGTCCATTTTAGTAGAAGCGGTTTTGAAAGGGTGGCCAAGTGCGCATCAGACTTTGCAGAAATTGAGGGGCTTTATGCCCATAAAAATGCTGTAGATGTGAGGCTAGATGGAGGTAGTTAA
- the coaBC gene encoding bifunctional phosphopantothenoylcysteine decarboxylase/phosphopantothenate--cysteine ligase CoaBC has protein sequence MTKANVVLGVSASIAIYKALEVLSILKKRGFNVRVALTKEASKLISPVVFKALTNKDVYIDVMEELDFEGTNITHVALAKWADIFAVVPATANVIAKLANGIADDPVSLIGLATSASKVIAPAMNSSMYLNPITQRNLNILKENGFLIVEPIEGDLACNTRGVGHIALCEDIVDVIESTLYFKHFEDKTVIVTAGPTSEPIDPVRYITNRSSGKMGFAIAKIAHFMGADVRLITGNTCLKTPYGVKRIDIETAEDMLKALKHELSKSKNEVILIMAAAIADFRPSETKDKKIKKKNENGFTLKLKQNPDLTIEIKRFAEKADIPLRIVGFAAETDNLIENAKKKIEKKGLEFIVANDVSRKDIAFGSDKNEVAIIYSNGRIERLEKASKDKIAYEILRRLI, from the coding sequence ATGACAAAAGCTAATGTTGTTTTAGGTGTTTCTGCGAGTATAGCTATATATAAAGCCTTAGAAGTCTTAAGTATTCTGAAAAAACGTGGTTTTAATGTAAGGGTTGCTTTGACGAAGGAGGCATCAAAGCTTATTTCTCCTGTGGTGTTTAAGGCTTTAACGAATAAAGATGTATATATTGATGTAATGGAGGAACTTGATTTCGAAGGCACGAACATAACTCACGTGGCACTTGCAAAATGGGCAGATATTTTTGCCGTTGTGCCTGCAACAGCCAACGTTATAGCAAAGCTGGCGAATGGCATAGCAGATGACCCTGTAAGCTTAATAGGTCTTGCTACCAGTGCATCCAAAGTAATAGCCCCTGCTATGAATTCGTCCATGTATTTAAATCCAATTACCCAGAGAAATCTAAATATTTTGAAAGAGAATGGTTTTTTGATTGTTGAGCCAATAGAGGGTGACTTAGCTTGTAATACAAGAGGTGTAGGTCACATAGCTTTGTGTGAGGATATAGTAGATGTCATAGAGTCTACGCTTTATTTTAAACACTTTGAAGACAAAACGGTCATAGTGACGGCAGGGCCTACTTCTGAGCCTATTGATCCGGTTAGGTATATAACAAACCGTTCAAGCGGCAAAATGGGGTTCGCTATAGCCAAAATAGCTCATTTTATGGGTGCAGATGTTAGACTTATCACGGGCAATACATGTCTAAAAACACCTTATGGCGTTAAAAGGATAGATATAGAAACTGCAGAGGATATGCTAAAAGCCCTGAAGCATGAGCTTTCTAAATCAAAGAACGAGGTTATACTCATTATGGCTGCGGCTATTGCTGATTTTAGGCCATCAGAGACTAAGGATAAAAAGATAAAGAAAAAGAATGAAAATGGTTTTACCCTTAAACTTAAACAGAACCCTGATTTGACTATTGAGATAAAAAGGTTCGCGGAAAAGGCGGATATACCTTTAAGGATTGTTGGATTTGCGGCTGAGACAGATAATTTGATAGAAAACGCTAAAAAGAAAATAGAAAAGAAGGGTCTTGAGTTTATTGTAGCAAATGACGTTTCAAGGAAAGATATAGCCTTTGGCAGTGATAAAAATGAGGTAGCTATCATATATTCCAATGGAAGAATTGAACGCTTAGAGAAGGCCAGCAAAGATAAGATAGCTTATGAAATTCTAAGGAGGCTGATTTGA
- a CDS encoding N-acetyltransferase, with protein sequence MEVVKPTLLDVDELYNLIDYFAKKGDILKRSKENIAERIREFVCIKEDNSIVAASSLRLYYPFLAEVRTIVVRENYQNRHLGSKLVEISLEEARSLGVKNVFALTFKKEFFLKLGFVEIDKKELPSKKVWEDCVNCPYFPSCKEEAVIISLT encoded by the coding sequence ATGGAGGTAGTTAAACCCACATTATTAGACGTTGATGAGTTATACAACCTTATTGATTATTTTGCTAAAAAGGGTGATATCTTAAAAAGAAGTAAAGAAAACATAGCAGAACGTATAAGAGAGTTTGTCTGCATTAAAGAGGATAATTCAATAGTTGCTGCGAGTAGCTTAAGGCTTTACTATCCTTTTCTTGCCGAGGTTAGAACAATTGTAGTTAGAGAAAATTATCAAAATAGACATTTGGGAAGCAAGCTTGTTGAGATCTCATTAGAGGAGGCAAGGAGTTTAGGCGTTAAAAATGTCTTTGCATTAACGTTTAAAAAAGAATTTTTTCTAAAGCTTGGTTTTGTTGAAATAGATAAAAAAGAGTTACCTTCAAAGAAGGTTTGGGAGGACTGCGTAAATTGCCCTTATTTCCCTTCATGTAAGGAAGAAGCTGTAATTATATCTCTTACTTAA